From Salipiger profundus, a single genomic window includes:
- a CDS encoding DeoR/GlpR family DNA-binding transcription regulator, with translation MRLDLHGRRDAIIALLAENVSLSAADLSERLGVSVQTLRADLRDLDEAALVQRRNGRAQLRQQSENIGYLPREGIARKEKQRIALAVKNLIPDGARVALGTGTTVEQCARFLTSHGDLFVVSNSIHAVCALQNAPGIAVELAGGTVRMRDLDMIGVAAHQFFSTYRVDYSVFSCGGVSDLGGVMDYNSDEIAVRKAIAGCGKQSVLVVDSTKMGADLACQMGHIRDFDVVVTGARLAPALLRDCKQADCRVIEV, from the coding sequence GTGAGACTGGACTTGCATGGACGCCGCGACGCCATCATCGCGCTTCTGGCGGAGAACGTGTCGCTCTCGGCCGCCGACCTGTCCGAACGTCTGGGCGTTTCCGTCCAGACCCTTCGGGCCGATCTGCGCGACCTTGACGAAGCCGCCCTGGTGCAGCGCCGCAATGGCCGCGCCCAGCTGCGTCAGCAAAGCGAGAACATCGGATACCTGCCGCGCGAGGGGATTGCCCGCAAGGAAAAGCAACGCATCGCGCTGGCGGTCAAGAACCTGATCCCCGACGGCGCCCGCGTGGCGCTTGGCACCGGCACGACGGTCGAGCAATGCGCGAGGTTCCTGACGTCTCACGGGGACCTGTTCGTGGTCTCGAACAGCATTCACGCGGTTTGCGCCCTGCAGAACGCTCCCGGTATCGCGGTCGAACTGGCCGGCGGAACGGTGCGCATGCGCGACCTCGACATGATCGGCGTCGCCGCGCACCAGTTCTTCTCGACATACCGTGTGGATTATAGCGTGTTCAGCTGCGGGGGCGTGTCTGACCTTGGGGGCGTGATGGATTATAACTCGGACGAAATCGCTGTGCGCAAAGCCATCGCGGGCTGTGGCAAGCAAAGCGTCCTGGTGGTGGACAGCACCAAGATGGGGGCGGATCTTGCCTGTCAGATGGGCCACATCCGCGACTTCGACGTGGTCGTCACCGGCGCGCGGTTGGCACCGGCTCTGCTGCGGGACTGCAAGCAAGCAGACTGCCGGGTTATCGAAGTGTGA